A single Vespa crabro chromosome 21, iyVesCrab1.2, whole genome shotgun sequence DNA region contains:
- the LOC124431317 gene encoding growth hormone-inducible transmembrane protein-like, translated as MMLARVCRVGLSPALVSFIKTPIVPKPMLTKIQPSRLFANDGRTAFTRTARRNQTVAEKLAQPATETPFNVGKIILAGASAFGLGSLCYYGLGLDSRAGAIDQMHFWPQYVKERIRTTYMYFGGSVIITAASAALCLRSSAIMNLVTRQGWLAVIGTMMAMIGSGIVAQSIPYKEGLGIKQLAWMVHAGIIGAVIAPICFMGGPLLMRAALYTSGVIGGLSTVAMCAPSDKFLKMAGPLSIGLGVVFVSSLGTLFLPPTTAVGASLYSLSIYGGLILFSMFLLYDTQNIIKDAQVYPVYHDNSIRPYDPIKNAISIYLDTLNIFLRILTILSNGGSNRRK; from the exons ATGATGCTAGCTAGAGTTTGTCGAGTCGGCCTCTCGCCGGCTCTAGTGAGTTTTATAAAAACTCCTATTGTGCCCAAACCCATGTTAACTAAAATTCAACCTTCGAGATTGTTTGCCAACGATGGACGTACCGCTTTTACGAGAACAGCACGTAGAAACCAGACTGTTGCAGAAAAATTGGCTCAACCTGCTACCGAAACAC CATTTAACGTTGGAAAGATTATACTCGCTGGTGCTTCCGCATTTGGATTGGGCTCCCTTTGTTACTATGGATTGGGACTTGATAGCAGGGCAGGGGCCATAGATCAAATGCA CTTTTGGCCTCAGtacgtaaaagaaagaattagaaCGACTTACATGTATTTTGGTGGATCTGTCATTATTACAGCAGCATCTGCCGCTTTATGTTTACGATCCTCTGCTATAATGAATTTGGTAACTCGTCAAGGATGGCTCGCTGTTATTGGCACAATGATGGCAATGATTGGGAGCGGTATAGTGGCACAAAGTATTCCTTATAAGGAAGGTTTGGGGATAAAACAATTGGCATGGATGGTTCATGCTGGTATAATCGGTGCTGTTATCGCACCAATATGTTTCATGGGTGGCCCGTTGTTAATGAGAGCCGCCTTGTACACCTCCGGTGTAATAGGTGGATTGTCAACTGTAGCTATGTGTGCGCCCAGCGATAAATTCTTAAAAATGGCAGGACCTCTTTCTATCGGTTTGGGAGTAGTATTTGTCAGTTCATTGGGAACGCTTTTCCTACCACCTACTACTGCTGTGGGTGCTAGTCTTtattctctatctatatacgGTGGATTAATACTTTTCTCAATGTTCCTCTTGTATGACactcaaaatattataaaggaTGCACAAGTATATCCTGTCTACCATGACAATAGCATAAGACCGTATGATCCAATTAAAAA tgctatttctatttatttggaCACGCTGAATATCTTCCTGAGAATCTTGACGATTTTATCAAATGGTGGATCCAACAGGCGAAAATAA
- the LOC124431314 gene encoding TBC1 domain family member 25, which translates to MSNMFGCPREAVRVKVKKCETRHQPEYRKFSVDPQITSIEVLQSILIKAFDIKGEFTVSYRAIDDYGSETYLFLLSDWDLDAAFISASEPYLYLQVNLKPFGETGDCDCYWEQNAQEVATRHQETGGFPYKTPKLPGLIMNKMERTLNMVQRALGNLSDESSHQQSVQPPRPPLTDAEFRRFLDPIGQVIHSKELRAVIYFGGIEPSLRKVVWKHILNVYPEGMSGRERMDYMKRKAQEYQNLRERWRVLVQKGQNVGDLGYVTGMVRKDVLRTDRHHKFYGGSDDNQNTASLFNILTTYALNHPSVSYCQGMSDLASPLLVTMRDEAQAYICLCALMRRLKDNFMLDGIAMTTKFAHLAEGLQHYDPEFYAYLKSHQADDLLFCYRWLLLEMKREFALDDALRMLEVLWAALPAQPPNGELNLAEVPFPPPSPPPSPNVKHIRENAYTKVCAIRRQSSSACIAANGKRKNVSIEESVVQPAAERNGDIKRSNSPYETSSEPENDLTSTKNRRNSESTEKCYSTDSLTGKSKRVNLLELKERLSLQSRDQNKGTEQNDTPEKKCVRVVKNLNEFLNFTSLNRSKVTPSDAEPELRRVSSESGVLRVLRDEPSSPDDPTDFFPMTTSMTRELRLELESLDRQVFGPSPPSEQQCDCVLSKRESELAESETETELARCSPVADVFVWENPLHTLQQKHHPATPDEQADLEYDGEILEDQNGVKSVTPIRLLKRNARSESASDSEGTESWHQNTEAPESPTKQPVQEHCEEATELTNLIPAGTSEDQSGESCLPPPHEFGGGNPFLMFLCITLLLQHRDFVMRNQMDYNEMAMHFDKMVRRHNVIRVLNQARQLFAGYLRRHSVTSAIGKSDCVNV; encoded by the exons ATGTCGAACATGTTTGGCTGTCCGAGGGAAGCCGTGCGAGTCAAAGTAAAG AAATGCGAGACCAGGCATCAACCGGAATATCGAAAATTCAGCGTCGATCCGCAGATAACATCGATCGAAGTTCTTCAAAGTATACTCATCAAGGCATTCGATATAAAAGG GGAATTTACCGTTTCGTATCGAGCAATAGACGATTATGGCTCGGAAACGTATCTCTTCCTACTTTCCGATTGGGACTTGGACGCCGCGTTTATCAG TGCGTCGGAACCTTACCTCTATTTGCAAGTGAATCTAAAGCCTTTCGGTGAGACAGGCGATTGCGATTGCTATTGGGAACAGAATGCTCAGGAGGTGGCAACGAGACACCAGGAAACTGGCGGCTTTCCTTATAAAACTCCCAAGTTACCTGGCCTAATAATGAATAAG ATGGAAAGAACTTTAAACATGGTGCAGCGGGCTTTGGGTAACTTGAGCGACGAATCGTCGCACCAACAAAGTGTTCAGCCTCCTAGGCCACCTCTGACGGACGCGGAATTTCGTCGATTTTTGGATCCCATCGGTCAGGTGATACATTCGAAAGAATTAAGGGCGGTTATTTACTTCGGTGGGATCGAGCCTAGTTTACGAAAAGTCGTTTGGAAACATATTCTCAATGTTTATCCGGAAGGTATGTCCGGCCGCGAAAGGATGGATTACATGAAAAGAAAAGCCCAGGAGTATCAAAATCTTCGTGAGAGATGGCGGGTATTGGTTCAGAAAGGTCAAAACGTTGGAGATCTTGGATATGTTACCGGTATGGTTAGAAAAGACGTTCTCAGAACGGACAGACATCATAAATTTTATGGAGGTTCGGATGACAATCAAAATACGGCGAgtcttttcaatattttgacGACTTACGCTCTCAATCATCCGAGCGTTAGCTATTGTCAAGGCATGAGCGACCTGGCGTCGCCTCTTCTGGTTACTATGAGGGATGAAGCGCAAGCCTACATTTGCCTTTGCGCGCTTATGAGAAGATTGAAGGACAATTTTATGCTGGATGGCATCGCGATGACTACGAAATTTGCCCATCTTGCTGAGG GTTTGCAACATTACGATCCAGAATTTTACGCCTATCTAAAGTCACACCAAGCGGACGATCTTCTATTTTGCTATCGCTGGCTTCTATTGGAAATGAAACGAGAATTTGCCTTGGACGATGCTCTAAGGATGTTAGAGGTGCTTTGGGCTGCACTCCCTGCGCAACCGCCTAACGGTGAACTAAATCTCGCCGAAGTACCTTTCCCACCACCTTCGCCACCGCCCAGTCCAAATGTAAAACACATTCGTGAGAACGCTTACACGAAGGTATGTGCGATTAGGCGACAAAGTTCATCGGCGTGCATAGCGGCCAatggaaaacgaaaaaatgtcAGCATTGAAGAATCTGTAGTACAGCCAGCTGCGGAAAGGAACGGCGATATTAAGAg ATCCAATTCTCCTTACGAGACATCTTCGGAGCCAGAAAATGATTTGACCTCAACCAAGAATCGTAGAAATTCCGAATCGACGGAAAAATGTTATAGTACGGATTCTTTGACCGGAAAGTCGAAACGCGTTAATCTGTtggaattgaaagaaagattatCTCTTCAAAGTAGAGACCAAAATAAAGGTACCGAACAAAATGATACGCCGGAAAAAAAGTGTGTGCGCGTTGTGAAAAATTTGaacgaatttttaaatttcactAGCCTGAATCGAAGTAAAGTAACGCCTAGCGATGCCGAACCAGAACTTAG GCGAGTTTCAAGCGAGAGCGGTGTTCTTAGAGTTCTTAGGGACGAACCAAGTTCACCGGACGATCCGACAGATTTTTTTCCAATGACTACTTCGATGACAAGAGAATTAAGACTGGAATTGGAATCTCTCGATCGGCAAGTCTTTGGTCCTTCCCCACCGAGCGAACAACAATGTGATTGCGTTCTTTCGAAACGAGAAAGCGAACTAGCAGAAAGTGAAACGGAAACGGAACTAGCTAGGTGTAGTCCAGTGGCTGATGTGTTTGTGTGGGAAAATCCGCTACATACTTTGCAACAAAAGCATCATCCTGCGACTCCGGATGAGCAAGCTGATCTCGAATACGATGGAGAGATATTGGAAGATCAAAATGGTGTCAAGTCTGTAACGCCTATCAGATTGCTTAAACGAAATGCAAG ATCTGAATCTGCATCGGATAGCGAGGGTACAGAAAGTTGGCATCAAAATACGGAGGCACCTGAGAGTCCAACGAAACAACCGGTTCAGGAGCATTGCGAAGAAGCGACAGAGCTAACAAACTTGATCCCAGCAGGAACCAGCGAGGATCAGTCGGGAGAAAGTTGTTTACCACCACCGCATGAATTTGGCGGTGGCAATCCCTTCCTAATGTTTTTATGTATTACATTATTGTTGCAACATAGAGACTTTGTGATGCGGAATCAGATGGATTACAATGAAATGGCTATGCATTTTGATAAAATGGTTAGACGACATAATGTGATTAGAGTACTTAATCAGGCAAGACAATTATTCGCCGGTTATCTAAGAAGACATTCCGTAACGTCGGCTATCGGAAAGTCGGACTGCGtgaacgtttaa